From the genome of Anopheles merus strain MAF chromosome X, AmerM5.1, whole genome shotgun sequence, one region includes:
- the LOC121591950 gene encoding cytochrome P450 315a1, mitochondrial, translating to MLQRLRGTGSRFRCTGGQQQRAGVAGVSRGAKPFAEMPGPRRIPLLGMLNDVMQLGKPAELHLRISKYHEQYGDLVRLQIGTQNAVFVRDPSLMRKTFQLEGAYPRHPLPESWTYFNKKHDYQRGLFFMDGKEWLQSRQIFNKPMLKDFHWMEEPIRGTCEATVGHMQQTCDSVAAFEGIEAFLYQWSVEVVLSVMLGSAFTECQQSAEFRRLVQQFSAVVYDIFRCSSELMNIPPAIADRLNVQPWQQFEKVVPETIRLATAIIEFGIANAQTRDGLLDLMMQKLDKPLMMRIFIDFIIAAGDTTAFATVWALYLLASNANLQQSVRQDVLDSNTLECGAVKGVVRETLRLYPIAPFIGRFVEHESVFGEYALPKDTLVLLSLYSAGRDERFFAEPEAFNPYRWQRTNAAESSTARTPSASLPFAIGARSCIGQKIAQLQMHYLLSMILTKFELTLAEADQQDVIKPILKMITVPNVPVKLCLKPCSAQPERQTVAQVQD from the exons ATGTTACAGCGGCTACGCGGCACGGGCAGCCGCTTCCGGTGCACCGgtggccagcagcagcgggctGGGGTGGCCGGTGTGAGCCGCGGGGCCAAACCGTTCGCTGAAATGCCGGGCCCGCGCCGAATTCCGTTGCTCGGCATGCTGAACGACGTGATGCAGCTCGGGAAACCAGCTGA GCTGCATTTGAGGATTTCAAAGTACCACGAGCAGTACGGCGACCTGGTGCGGTTGCAGATTGGCACGCAGAACGCGGTGTTCGTGCGCGACCCGAGCCTGATGCGCAAAACGTTCCAGCTGGAGGGTGCGTACCCGCGCCATCCGCTGCCCGAGTCGTGGACGTACTTCAACAAGAAGCACGACTACCAGCGGGGCCTGTTTTTCAT GGACGGGAAGGAGTGGTTGCAGTCGCGCCAGATCTTTAACAAACCGATGCTGAAAGACTTCCACTGGATGGAGGAACCGATACGGGGAACGTGCGAGGCTACGGTTGGTCATATGCAGCAAACTTGCGATAGTGTCGCTGCCTTCGAGGGGATTGAGGCGTTCCTCTACCAGTGGTCCGTTGAAG TGGTGCTCAGCGTAATGCTTGGCTCAGCCTTCACCGAATGCCAACAGTCGGCCGAGTTCCGTCGGCTGGTGCAACAGTTTTCCGCCGTCGTGTACGACATCTTCCGCTGCAGCTCGGAGCTGATGAACATTCCGCCCGCGATCGCGGACCGGCTGAACGTACAACCCTGGCAGCAGTTTGAAAAGGTGGTACCGGAAACGATCCGTCTCG cAACGGCTATCATCGAATTCGGAATAGCAAACGCACAGACGCGGGACGGCCTGCTCGATCTGATGATGCAGAAGCTCGACAAGCCGCTGATGATGCGCATCTTTATCGATTTCATCATTGCCGCCGGCGATACG ACCGCATTTGCTACCGTTTGGGCACTGTACCTGCTGGCGAGCAATGCGAACCTGCAGCAGTCCGTCCGGCAGGACGTGCTCGACTCGAACACGCTGGAGTGCGGCGCAGTGAAGGGTGTGGTGCGCGAAACGTTGCGCCTGTATCCGATTGCCCCGTTCATTGGGCGGTTCGTGGAGCACGAGTCCGTCTTTGGGGAGTACGCACTGCCCAAAGAT ACGCTCGTCCTTCTCTCGCTGTACAGTGCCGGTCGGGATGAGCGGTTCTTTGCCGAGCCGGAAGCGTTCAACCCGTACCGCTGGCAACGGACCAACGCGGCGGAGTCGTCCACTGCCCGCACACCGTCCGCCTCGCTGCCGTTCGCAATCGGTGCACGGTCCTGCATCGGGCAGAAGATTGCACAGCTACAGATGCACTATCTACTATCGATG ATTTTGACCAAATTCGAACTAACGCTAGCCGAAGCGGACCAGCAGGATGTGATTAAACCGATCCTGAAGATGATTACCGTACCGAATGTACCTGTCAAGCTGTGCCTTAAACCGTGCAGCGCGCAACCGGAGCGGCAGACGGTGGCACAAGTGCAAGACTAG
- the LOC121591958 gene encoding protein Hook homolog 1-like isoform X1, which produces MAETMATSTDDTGEESTRTQCDCSQQQLIEVRAQLTALEQSNETLQKKLDGYRKDNENLVIKYAFVEKKVLDLKALVGDKDSQLKRHEQEVASLQKQIGTLKADKAKLQKNIESKQRDVERLGKELEGSRHYASQIEMRYKYGSCRLRREAEDRMKLEAEVLTLRQQLLQHVIAEETHQASEQVAEMERKVMELQAREIMLKHANDEQAGRIGTLQRANHELRDTVERQEKKHTSTLQTLKELETERDHLRQQMGQLQESFHQQQAAIAELQSKVEAASVAAQESSRMERAVAEQRAELEQLAGTLDEQRKDLEVLAARELELLALNKDLSEVNCLLQQEIATQESKTIAITLEYGKFVSMCQEYDAQIVSLANSLAAERQHRTEERLLMAKHIADRTRKLEQAESCLQQTLNELEANRKKYFALVKDFKREMKNAHCGVESSMMGQQ; this is translated from the exons ATGGCCGAAACCATGGCCACCAGCACGGACGATACGGGCGAGGAGTCGACGAGGACCCAGTGCGACTgttcccagcagcagctgatcgAAGTCCGTGCCCAGCTGACGGCGCTCGAGCAGAGCAATGAAACG CTGCAGAAAAAGCTGGACGGGTACCGGAAGGACAACGAGAATCTGGTCATCAAGTACGCGTTCGTGGAGAAGAAGGTGCTCGACCTGAAGGCGCTGGTCGGCGACAAGGACTCGCAGCTCAAGCGGCACGAGCAGGAGGTGGCCAGCCTGCAGAAACAGATCGGCACGCTGAAGGCGGACAAGGCGAAGCTGCAGAAGAACATTGAGTCAAAG CAACGCGACGTGGAGCGGCTCGGCAAAGAGCTGGAGGGTAGCCGCCATTACGCGTCCCAGATCGAGATGCGCTACAAGTACGGCAGCTGCCGGTTGCGCCGCGAGGCGGAGGATCGAATG AAACTTGAGGCGGAAGTGCTAACGTTGCGTCAACAGTTATTGCAGCACGTGATCGCGGAGGAGACGCACCAGGCGAGCGAACAGGTGGCGGAGATGGAGCGCAAGGTGATGGAGCTGCAGGCGCGCGAGATCATGCTGAAGCACGCGAACGACGAGCAGGCGGGCAGGATCGGGACGCTCCAGCGGGCCAACCACGAGCTGCGGGACACGGTCGAGCGGCAGGAGAAGAAGCACACCAGCACGCTGCAAACG CTAAAGGAACTCGAAACGGAGCGGGATCACCTGCGGCAGCAGATGGGTCAGCTGCAggaaagcttccaccagcagcaggccgCGATAGCGGAGCTCCAGTCGAAGGTGGAGGCCGCCAGTGTCGCCGCCCAGGAGTCGTCCCG CATGGAGCGGGCCGTCGCCGAGCAGCGGGCCGAGCTGGAGCAGCTCGCCGGCACGCTGGACGAGCAGCGCAAGGACCTGGAGGTGCTGGCGGCCCGCGAGCTCGAGCTGCTGGCCCTGAACAAAGATCTCAGCGAGGTGAACTGCCTGCTGCAGCAGGAAATAGCGACCCAGGAGTCGAAAACGATCGCGATCACGCTCGAGTACGGCAAGTTCGTGAGCATGTGCCAGGAGTACGACGCGCAGATCGTCAGCCTGGCCAACTCGCTCGCCGCCGAGCGGCAGCACCGGACGGAGGAGCGGCTGCTGATGGCGAAGCACATCGCCGACCGGACGCGCAAGCTCGAGCAGGCGGAAAGCTGCCTGCAGCAGACGCTCAACGAGCTCGAGGCGAACCGCAAAAAGTACTTCGCGCTGGTGAAG GACTTTAAGCGCGAGATGAAAAATGCCCACTGTGGCGTAGAGTCGAGCATGATGGGACAGCAGTAG
- the LOC121591958 gene encoding myosin heavy chain, striated muscle-like isoform X2, with amino-acid sequence MAETMATSTDDTGEESTRTQCDCSQQQLIEVRAQLTALEQSNETLQKKLDGYRKDNENLVIKYAFVEKKVLDLKALVGDKDSQLKRHEQEVASLQKQIGTLKADKAKLQKNIESKLLQHVIAEETHQASEQVAEMERKVMELQAREIMLKHANDEQAGRIGTLQRANHELRDTVERQEKKHTSTLQTLKELETERDHLRQQMGQLQESFHQQQAAIAELQSKVEAASVAAQESSRMERAVAEQRAELEQLAGTLDEQRKDLEVLAARELELLALNKDLSEVNCLLQQEIATQESKTIAITLEYGKFVSMCQEYDAQIVSLANSLAAERQHRTEERLLMAKHIADRTRKLEQAESCLQQTLNELEANRKKYFALVKDFKREMKNAHCGVESSMMGQQ; translated from the exons ATGGCCGAAACCATGGCCACCAGCACGGACGATACGGGCGAGGAGTCGACGAGGACCCAGTGCGACTgttcccagcagcagctgatcgAAGTCCGTGCCCAGCTGACGGCGCTCGAGCAGAGCAATGAAACG CTGCAGAAAAAGCTGGACGGGTACCGGAAGGACAACGAGAATCTGGTCATCAAGTACGCGTTCGTGGAGAAGAAGGTGCTCGACCTGAAGGCGCTGGTCGGCGACAAGGACTCGCAGCTCAAGCGGCACGAGCAGGAGGTGGCCAGCCTGCAGAAACAGATCGGCACGCTGAAGGCGGACAAGGCGAAGCTGCAGAAGAACATTGAGTCAAAG TTATTGCAGCACGTGATCGCGGAGGAGACGCACCAGGCGAGCGAACAGGTGGCGGAGATGGAGCGCAAGGTGATGGAGCTGCAGGCGCGCGAGATCATGCTGAAGCACGCGAACGACGAGCAGGCGGGCAGGATCGGGACGCTCCAGCGGGCCAACCACGAGCTGCGGGACACGGTCGAGCGGCAGGAGAAGAAGCACACCAGCACGCTGCAAACG CTAAAGGAACTCGAAACGGAGCGGGATCACCTGCGGCAGCAGATGGGTCAGCTGCAggaaagcttccaccagcagcaggccgCGATAGCGGAGCTCCAGTCGAAGGTGGAGGCCGCCAGTGTCGCCGCCCAGGAGTCGTCCCG CATGGAGCGGGCCGTCGCCGAGCAGCGGGCCGAGCTGGAGCAGCTCGCCGGCACGCTGGACGAGCAGCGCAAGGACCTGGAGGTGCTGGCGGCCCGCGAGCTCGAGCTGCTGGCCCTGAACAAAGATCTCAGCGAGGTGAACTGCCTGCTGCAGCAGGAAATAGCGACCCAGGAGTCGAAAACGATCGCGATCACGCTCGAGTACGGCAAGTTCGTGAGCATGTGCCAGGAGTACGACGCGCAGATCGTCAGCCTGGCCAACTCGCTCGCCGCCGAGCGGCAGCACCGGACGGAGGAGCGGCTGCTGATGGCGAAGCACATCGCCGACCGGACGCGCAAGCTCGAGCAGGCGGAAAGCTGCCTGCAGCAGACGCTCAACGAGCTCGAGGCGAACCGCAAAAAGTACTTCGCGCTGGTGAAG GACTTTAAGCGCGAGATGAAAAATGCCCACTGTGGCGTAGAGTCGAGCATGATGGGACAGCAGTAG